The proteins below are encoded in one region of Stieleria sp. JC731:
- a CDS encoding polymorphic toxin-type HINT domain-containing protein, whose amino-acid sequence MPTSNSSNSVRWIQFIGRSIFIVCLLVSALAWLWPSAQDATAPHQQSDAATNDQLVSLAHAQRAQQQSPVADHSTKAIEQIRVGERVLARNPEVSNEERASWTEPDWSGWLQLSLVMPKEDGSELQIELLRSEDWVRSQINFIVDVQNDLSTEISPPQAPTIDIGQTELSVPLSPLRPIFRDLAMIDFVIADSGLEVVGLAAEMDLPELAITGPALLVDLQPAPQVQAGAGRVVTATFHHTSGDVIDLTIGENVSTETIGTTGNHPFWSEDRQEYVQAATLEIGEQVRTYAGDTKQVVALLPRPGPEPVFNLEVHGEHVYYVGDGGVLIHNAYVDDALIHSNGFFGHHSNKLGILSKRVTRDSLAGDHVLPKEAIKRALARAGVKKGDKLYDQVIAFQDSSKNLRLMDRGLNSSKGQRNAVEWMATKQGSKQSRKFIRNILRKQYKNAQEINKILNNSDDLKIDFFEDFFRR is encoded by the coding sequence ATGCCAACTTCAAACTCCTCAAACAGCGTTCGTTGGATTCAATTCATCGGTCGTAGCATCTTCATCGTGTGCCTGCTCGTTTCCGCGCTGGCATGGCTTTGGCCCTCAGCGCAAGACGCGACGGCACCTCACCAGCAATCTGATGCTGCGACCAACGACCAACTTGTCTCGCTGGCACACGCCCAGCGAGCTCAGCAACAAAGCCCCGTTGCCGACCACTCCACCAAAGCAATCGAGCAAATCAGGGTCGGCGAGCGTGTGCTGGCTCGCAATCCGGAAGTCTCCAACGAAGAGCGCGCCTCGTGGACCGAGCCGGATTGGAGCGGTTGGCTGCAGCTTTCCCTGGTCATGCCCAAGGAGGACGGTAGTGAACTGCAGATTGAATTGCTGCGCAGCGAAGATTGGGTGCGTTCGCAAATCAATTTCATCGTCGACGTGCAGAACGACCTATCAACCGAAATCTCGCCGCCCCAGGCGCCGACTATCGATATCGGCCAAACAGAGTTGTCGGTGCCGCTGTCTCCCTTGCGGCCAATCTTTCGTGACTTGGCAATGATTGATTTCGTCATTGCCGATTCCGGGTTGGAGGTCGTCGGATTGGCCGCAGAGATGGACCTTCCGGAGTTGGCAATCACTGGGCCGGCGTTACTGGTTGACCTGCAACCCGCACCGCAAGTGCAAGCGGGTGCTGGTCGAGTCGTCACGGCGACTTTTCATCACACCAGCGGCGACGTCATCGATCTGACCATCGGCGAAAACGTTTCCACTGAAACCATCGGCACCACCGGCAACCACCCCTTCTGGTCCGAAGACCGCCAAGAATACGTCCAAGCGGCAACATTAGAAATCGGAGAACAAGTCCGCACCTACGCCGGCGACACCAAACAAGTCGTCGCCCTCCTACCAAGACCCGGCCCCGAACCGGTCTTCAACTTGGAAGTACACGGAGAGCACGTGTACTACGTGGGAGACGGTGGGGTACTGATTCACAATGCGTATGTGGATGACGCACTGATTCATAGTAACGGATTTTTCGGGCATCATTCAAACAAGCTAGGCATCTTGTCAAAGCGAGTGACTCGCGATAGCTTGGCAGGTGATCATGTGTTGCCCAAGGAGGCGATAAAACGAGCGTTGGCGCGAGCAGGGGTGAAAAAAGGTGACAAACTCTACGACCAAGTGATTGCATTCCAAGACAGTTCAAAAAACCTTAGGTTGATGGATCGCGGACTAAACAGTTCGAAGGGGCAACGGAACGCTGTGGAATGGATGGCAACTAAACAGGGCTCAAAGCAGTCAAGAAAATTTATCCGAAATATACTACGAAAACAATACAAGAATGCCCAGGAAATAAACAAGATACTTAACAATAGCGATGATTTAAAAATCGATTTCTTTGAAGACTTTTTCAGGCGTTAA
- a CDS encoding ankyrin repeat domain-containing protein codes for MDRFQRLRQAIFDKSLSKATLFMRAGAIASPDQATEALNLAASVGYFPVFKEIANAFASDLEAETIDWAVSAISTNGSPSPEILKYLLESLHVTRFDLSRSLCYAATSGSLECVRLLVLYGADVNFVNEISRTTPAENAVRNFHQSVLRELLSNGCQVQLITVFEDVSKTDTELIQEMTLLEFACYIENHDAVSLLRKYK; via the coding sequence ATGGATCGCTTTCAACGCTTGCGGCAGGCGATTTTTGATAAATCGCTTTCGAAGGCTACGCTCTTTATGCGTGCTGGCGCAATAGCCTCACCGGATCAAGCGACTGAAGCCCTGAATCTCGCAGCTTCAGTTGGTTATTTTCCAGTGTTCAAAGAAATCGCAAATGCCTTTGCTTCAGATCTTGAAGCAGAGACAATTGACTGGGCGGTGAGTGCGATCTCAACCAACGGTTCTCCATCACCTGAGATCTTAAAATATCTACTGGAATCGCTGCATGTAACGCGTTTTGACTTGTCAAGATCCCTTTGCTATGCTGCAACGTCGGGTAGTCTAGAATGTGTTCGTCTTCTTGTTTTGTACGGCGCTGATGTAAATTTTGTGAATGAGATTAGCAGGACCACGCCAGCTGAGAACGCAGTCAGAAATTTTCATCAAAGCGTTTTGCGTGAACTGTTGAGTAATGGCTGCCAGGTACAGCTCATAACTGTGTTTGAAGATGTTTCGAAAACGGACACCGAGCTGATTCAAGAAATGACCCTGCTGGAATTCGCTTGTTATATTGAAAACCACGATGCAGTTTCATTGCTTAGGAAATACAAGTAA
- a CDS encoding transposase, with the protein MLGEAREMNQVELFAYQLMPNHYHLVIRPLVDGEMSRFKGWVGTHTMRYHAHYHTGGTRHVYQQRYKSFPIQDDNHFHVVCRYVERNALRAGLVESAEQWRSLRRWRNRKDSEPRLLSRWPLARPPKWVTRVNQALSEKEIEAVRRSAQRGAPLGDEGWVESIA; encoded by the coding sequence ATCCTCGGTGAGGCCCGGGAGATGAATCAGGTTGAATTGTTTGCATATCAACTGATGCCCAATCACTATCACTTGGTGATCCGACCGTTGGTCGATGGTGAAATGAGCCGCTTCAAGGGCTGGGTCGGCACACATACGATGCGGTACCACGCCCATTACCACACCGGTGGAACGAGGCACGTCTACCAGCAACGGTATAAGAGTTTTCCGATTCAGGATGATAATCACTTTCACGTGGTGTGCCGCTACGTCGAACGCAATGCACTACGCGCGGGCCTGGTCGAAAGTGCCGAGCAATGGCGATCGCTTCGGAGATGGCGCAATAGAAAGGACTCGGAGCCCAGGCTGCTGTCACGTTGGCCGCTTGCACGACCGCCGAAATGGGTTACCCGTGTGAATCAGGCCTTGTCGGAAAAGGAAATAGAAGCGGTGCGACGGTCTGCTCAGCGAGGTGCCCCGCTGGGTGACGAAGGCTGGGTTGAATCGATCGCATGA
- a CDS encoding SHD1 domain-containing protein, translated as MFRATNNTKNLRLACMLLALTVGLFGNGSTSVADDLRVWRDSTGNFSVEATLISVDAGTVYLETPTGRKIDVPLTRLSKEDRSFLRSVSESPANERVASRESKPKSAIEIHKSIQLALRGKPTETPSEMPLSEFLSKLPFPTYLDSVGLSSIGLSDSQSIRPNANATTLAEQLDTTFASLTLSWQARQTVVVVSVSDRESLMIHPQVYLANGVHPQALIERLKTIETGSWEERGGPGSVGILGSRVIVRQTPEIHRRIERELNLRQAVWKYVHPLDQVVVNFPKQSLPLTGFAGSIEKQTGIAVEIDEASFKNIGLSPDVSVEVDFPGCSAAEVLDLVLGSVEATWIERDKKIIFCTTDQAEKELLPTRIPFRSPGAGNRLLLVFQIAIKPDRWESLGGRSQIQMAGNGAVMLRADSQVTREVIALAATLVGR; from the coding sequence ATGTTTCGTGCGACGAATAACACCAAAAATCTGCGGCTTGCGTGCATGCTGCTCGCATTGACTGTGGGCCTGTTTGGAAATGGCTCCACGAGTGTGGCCGATGATCTTCGAGTCTGGCGAGACAGCACGGGCAATTTTTCTGTCGAGGCGACTTTGATCTCTGTCGACGCCGGAACGGTTTACTTGGAAACACCAACGGGGCGAAAAATCGACGTTCCTCTTACTCGGTTGAGCAAAGAGGATCGAAGCTTTTTACGCTCGGTATCCGAATCTCCTGCAAACGAACGCGTCGCCTCAAGGGAGTCGAAGCCCAAGTCCGCAATTGAGATCCATAAATCCATCCAGCTCGCGCTGCGAGGGAAACCGACTGAGACGCCATCCGAAATGCCTCTTTCGGAATTCCTCTCAAAACTCCCATTTCCAACCTACTTGGACTCGGTGGGCCTCAGTTCCATCGGTCTCTCCGACTCACAATCGATCCGACCAAACGCCAACGCAACGACGCTGGCCGAGCAGTTGGACACCACATTTGCCTCACTTACGCTTAGTTGGCAAGCTCGGCAGACTGTGGTGGTCGTTAGTGTGAGCGACAGAGAGAGCCTGATGATTCATCCTCAAGTTTATCTCGCAAATGGTGTACACCCGCAGGCTCTGATTGAGCGTTTGAAAACGATCGAAACCGGCAGTTGGGAAGAGCGTGGTGGCCCTGGATCGGTTGGGATCCTTGGTTCTCGCGTCATCGTGCGTCAAACGCCGGAAATCCATCGTCGAATTGAACGCGAACTCAATCTACGACAGGCCGTTTGGAAGTACGTCCATCCATTGGATCAAGTCGTTGTTAACTTTCCGAAACAATCGCTCCCACTGACAGGTTTCGCGGGCTCGATTGAAAAGCAAACTGGTATCGCCGTCGAGATCGATGAAGCCAGTTTCAAAAATATCGGTCTCTCCCCGGACGTATCCGTCGAAGTCGACTTCCCGGGATGCTCGGCTGCCGAGGTCTTGGACTTGGTCTTAGGCAGCGTCGAGGCGACGTGGATCGAACGAGACAAGAAAATCATCTTTTGTACGACCGATCAAGCCGAGAAGGAACTGCTACCGACTCGGATTCCTTTTCGTTCACCAGGCGCTGGGAACCGTCTTTTGCTGGTGTTTCAAATCGCTATCAAGCCCGACCGCTGGGAATCACTCGGAGGTAGGAGTCAGATTCAGATGGCTGGCAACGGTGCTGTGATGTTGCGAGCCGACTCTCAAGTCACAAGAGAAGTGATCGCATTAGCAGCGACGCTCGTTGGACGCTAG
- a CDS encoding MerR family transcriptional regulator encodes MAGMFSIGEFSKITGLTIKSLRFYHEQGVLTPSYVEAGSGYRYYSESKIDLARVIAQLRELDFSVAEVRDMVSEHNDDADILERLASQRNAIESRMKRDREIAKLLDRIITHETEATRTMNQSTYAVEEKDIAPCLIASIRMKGAYHECGKGFAKIGRKLGRYIQGNPMLLHHDSEYKEGDADFEACMPVKKGNSTDEIIIKELPGGQALSLMHLGPYEDLGRSYERIISYAKEHNLHYQLPTREIYHKGPGMIFKGNPKKYLTEIVFLIDDDAT; translated from the coding sequence ATGGCTGGCATGTTCAGCATCGGCGAATTTTCGAAGATCACCGGACTGACGATCAAGTCACTTCGGTTCTATCACGAACAAGGCGTTCTGACTCCAAGCTATGTGGAAGCCGGTAGCGGCTACCGCTACTACTCGGAGTCGAAAATTGACCTTGCTCGGGTGATCGCGCAACTACGCGAACTTGATTTCTCCGTCGCTGAAGTTCGAGACATGGTCAGCGAACACAACGATGACGCGGACATCCTGGAACGACTCGCTTCGCAGCGTAATGCGATCGAGTCACGTATGAAAAGGGACCGCGAAATTGCTAAGTTGCTCGACCGAATCATCACCCATGAAACCGAGGCCACACGCACGATGAATCAGTCCACTTATGCCGTCGAAGAAAAAGACATTGCCCCTTGTTTGATCGCCAGCATTCGTATGAAAGGTGCCTATCACGAATGCGGCAAAGGGTTCGCGAAAATCGGTCGCAAACTAGGACGCTACATCCAAGGAAATCCCATGCTGCTGCATCACGACAGCGAATACAAAGAGGGTGATGCGGATTTCGAAGCATGCATGCCTGTGAAAAAAGGCAATTCGACAGACGAAATCATCATCAAAGAACTGCCCGGTGGACAGGCACTCTCGCTAATGCACTTGGGACCGTACGAAGATCTCGGGCGATCCTACGAACGTATCATTTCTTACGCAAAAGAACACAACCTCCACTATCAGTTGCCTACCCGAGAAATCTATCACAAAGGCCCCGGGATGATCTTTAAAGGCAACCCAAAGAAGTATTTGACCGAGATCGTTTTCCTAATCGACGACGACGCTACCTAG